A single region of the Enterococcus mundtii genome encodes:
- the plsX gene encoding phosphate acyltransferase PlsX, which translates to MRIAVDAMGGDHAPQAIVEGIALAQKDFPELEFVLYGKESEIKKYLTDEKNITIVHTDEKINSDDEPVKAIRRKKTASMVLAAQAVKNGEADAIFSAGNTGALLAAGLFIVGRIKNIERPGLMSTLPVIGKEGEGFDMLDLGANAENKPEHLLQYGILGSFYARKVRGIGRPRVALLNNGTEETKGSELTKQAFELLQNETSLNFIGNVEARDLLNGVADVVVTDGFTGNAVLKSIEGTAMNMMTLLKSAILNEGIKGKMGALLLKDGLRSLKSEMDYSKHGGAVLFGLKAPVIKTHGATGPDAVRYTIRQIHTMLETNVVGQLVEQFEKKED; encoded by the coding sequence ATGAGAATTGCAGTAGATGCAATGGGCGGAGATCACGCACCACAAGCCATTGTGGAAGGAATCGCTCTAGCACAAAAAGATTTCCCTGAGTTGGAATTTGTTCTTTACGGTAAAGAATCAGAGATCAAAAAATATTTGACAGACGAAAAAAATATCACAATCGTCCATACTGACGAAAAAATCAATAGTGATGACGAACCAGTTAAAGCGATCCGTCGCAAGAAAACTGCTTCAATGGTTTTAGCTGCCCAAGCAGTTAAAAATGGGGAAGCAGATGCGATTTTTTCAGCAGGAAATACAGGAGCCTTACTAGCAGCTGGCTTGTTTATTGTTGGACGCATCAAAAACATCGAACGCCCTGGACTAATGTCCACATTGCCAGTTATTGGCAAAGAAGGCGAAGGGTTTGATATGCTAGATTTAGGTGCAAATGCAGAAAACAAACCAGAGCATCTTTTACAATATGGTATTTTAGGGTCATTTTATGCAAGAAAAGTTCGTGGTATCGGACGACCTCGTGTCGCATTGCTCAATAATGGGACGGAAGAGACTAAGGGCAGTGAATTGACAAAACAAGCCTTTGAACTTTTGCAAAATGAAACAAGCTTGAACTTCATTGGCAATGTGGAAGCGCGTGACTTACTAAATGGTGTGGCAGACGTCGTAGTAACCGATGGTTTTACCGGAAATGCAGTGTTGAAATCCATTGAAGGCACAGCGATGAATATGATGACCTTATTGAAATCTGCCATCTTGAATGAAGGCATCAAAGGTAAAATGGGTGCATTACTGCTAAAAGACGGTTTGCGCTCTTTGAAATCTGAAATGGACTATTCAAAACATGGAGGAGCTGTTTTATTTGGATTGAAAGCACCAGTTATCAAAACGCATGGTGCAACTGGACCAGATGCAGTTCGCTATACGATCCGTCAAATCCATACAATGCTTGAAACCAATGTTGTAGGACAACTGGTGGAGCAATTTGAGAAAAAAGAGGACTAA
- the acpP gene encoding acyl carrier protein: MTREEVFNKVAKIISNHFEMDTDKVTDELNIKDDLKADSISIMEFVLELEDEFGTEISDEDAEQIETVGGAVDYISKHLK, translated from the coding sequence TTGACGCGCGAAGAAGTATTTAATAAGGTAGCTAAAATCATTTCAAATCACTTTGAAATGGATACAGACAAAGTGACAGATGAATTGAACATTAAAGATGATCTGAAAGCTGATTCAATTAGTATCATGGAATTTGTTCTTGAACTGGAAGATGAATTCGGTACAGAGATCTCTGATGAAGATGCTGAACAAATCGAAACAGTCGGCGGTGCCGTGGATTATATCAGCAAACACTTGAAATAA
- a CDS encoding ABC transporter ATP-binding protein, with the protein MSDNQLLDVQNLHTGFRLKDEYYDAVDDVSFTLDKNEILAIVGESGCGKSTLATTIMGLLDPNNTKITGEIMYNDLNLIELNETLYNKIRGNDIGMIFQDPLSALNPLMRIEDQIKEGLSYHTKMTAEQRQARALELLEQVGIPNPARVGRQYPHELSGGMRQRVIIAIAIACKPPIIIADEPTTALDVTIQAQILDLLKDLQEETKTGIILITHDLGVVAEMADRVAVMYGGQFVEVAGVKELFENPKHPYTQSLLNSIPQEGNHEAELHVIEGVVPSLKNMPRTGCRFAPRIPWIPASAHEENPVLHEIAPNHMVRCSCYKHFHFRDEKGEV; encoded by the coding sequence TTGTCAGATAACCAATTATTAGATGTTCAGAACCTACACACAGGCTTCCGTCTAAAAGATGAATACTACGATGCAGTAGACGACGTTTCTTTTACTTTAGATAAAAACGAGATCTTAGCCATCGTTGGTGAGTCTGGTTGCGGGAAAAGTACGTTAGCTACAACGATTATGGGATTATTAGATCCTAACAATACAAAGATCACAGGGGAGATCATGTACAATGATTTAAATTTAATTGAATTAAATGAAACATTGTATAACAAGATCCGCGGAAATGATATTGGGATGATTTTTCAAGATCCATTATCTGCACTAAACCCTTTGATGAGAATTGAAGACCAAATCAAAGAAGGTTTGTCTTACCATACAAAAATGACTGCTGAGCAAAGACAAGCACGTGCATTAGAATTACTAGAACAAGTAGGGATTCCGAATCCTGCACGAGTTGGACGTCAGTATCCTCATGAGTTGTCAGGTGGGATGAGACAGCGGGTGATCATCGCGATTGCGATTGCATGTAAGCCACCGATCATTATCGCGGATGAACCAACGACTGCCTTGGACGTAACGATCCAAGCACAGATCCTTGACTTACTGAAAGATTTACAAGAAGAAACTAAAACTGGGATCATCTTGATCACACATGATTTAGGTGTCGTAGCTGAAATGGCGGATCGTGTTGCTGTGATGTATGGTGGACAATTTGTTGAAGTTGCAGGAGTCAAAGAGTTATTTGAAAATCCAAAACACCCATATACACAATCATTGCTAAATTCGATTCCACAAGAAGGAAATCACGAGGCAGAGTTACATGTGATTGAAGGCGTAGTCCCTTCATTAAAAAATATGCCACGAACAGGTTGCCGATTTGCGCCACGGATTCCTTGGATCCCAGCAAGCGCTCACGAAGAAAATCCAGTCTTGCATGAAATCGCACCGAATCATATGGTACGTTGCTCATGTTATAAACATTTCCACTTTAGAGACGAAAAAGGAGAGGTGTAG
- a CDS encoding ABC transporter ATP-binding protein: MSELITIKDLKVHYPIRSGFFNRVTDHVYAVDGVDFIIEKGKTYGLVGESGSGKSTTGKAVVGLEKVTSGQIMYEGKDVTKRSNRKKIGYNKDVQMIFQDSMSSLNPKKRVLDIIAEPIRNFERLSDQEEKKKVKGLLDIVGMPEDALYKYPHEFSGGQRQRLGVARAVATNPKLIVADEPVSALDLSVQAQVLNFMKRIQQEFGLSYLFISHDLGVVKHMCDNIAIMYKGRFVEIGTREDIYNDPRHIYTKRLLSAIPRIDVDNREIQKQNRRNVEREYIEHQKDYYDTAGRVYDLRTLTTTHKVALKDGGAS, encoded by the coding sequence ATGTCAGAATTAATTACAATCAAAGATTTGAAAGTTCACTATCCTATTCGCAGTGGGTTTTTCAACCGAGTAACAGACCATGTCTATGCAGTAGACGGTGTCGATTTTATTATTGAAAAAGGAAAAACATACGGACTAGTTGGAGAATCAGGTTCTGGGAAGTCCACAACCGGAAAAGCGGTTGTCGGCCTAGAAAAAGTGACTTCTGGCCAAATCATGTATGAAGGAAAAGACGTCACGAAAAGAAGTAACCGCAAAAAAATCGGCTACAACAAAGACGTCCAAATGATCTTTCAAGATTCAATGTCTAGTTTAAATCCTAAAAAACGAGTACTGGACATTATCGCTGAGCCGATCCGTAACTTTGAACGCTTGAGCGATCAGGAAGAAAAGAAAAAAGTCAAAGGCTTATTGGACATCGTTGGGATGCCAGAAGATGCGTTATACAAATATCCTCATGAATTTTCTGGTGGACAAAGACAGCGTTTAGGGGTTGCCCGAGCAGTAGCAACGAATCCTAAATTGATTGTTGCTGATGAACCTGTATCTGCCCTAGACTTATCTGTTCAGGCACAAGTATTGAACTTTATGAAACGCATCCAACAAGAATTTGGTTTGAGCTATTTATTCATCTCTCATGACTTGGGTGTCGTAAAACACATGTGTGACAACATCGCGATCATGTACAAAGGTCGATTTGTTGAAATCGGTACACGAGAAGATATCTATAATGATCCGCGCCACATCTACACAAAACGCTTACTATCTGCGATTCCACGAATTGATGTAGACAATCGGGAAATACAAAAACAAAACCGACGAAATGTTGAACGTGAGTATATCGAACATCAAAAAGATTACTACGATACAGCAGGGCGAGTGTATGATTTACGTACACTAACCACTACACACAAAGTAGCGTTGAAAGATGGAGGTGCTAGCTAA
- the opp4B gene encoding oligopeptide ABC transporter permease, with translation MWKTILRRVLLMIPQVIILSVLIFMLAQAMPGDPFTGLINPNQDPAVIEQMRQAAGLNDPWYEQYFRWVGNALQGDFGQSFLYKRSVSSLIGERIVNTLYLSILTVIITYLIAVPLGMLAGRYQNSILDKAVVIYNFFSFAVPLFIFGLIMLFVFGYRLGWFPTSGSQTLGFQGGFFAQWMDRLQYILLPSITQAFLATAVTIQYLRSEVIDSKSLDFVRTARSKGVPTNKVFSRHIFRNAALPMASQMGYEITSLIAGSVVIEKIFGYPGVGKLFIDSIGQRDYTVITALVLILGIATLVGTLLSDIIMSIVDPRIRIQ, from the coding sequence ATGTGGAAAACGATTCTACGAAGAGTTCTTTTGATGATCCCACAAGTGATCATTCTTAGTGTGTTGATCTTTATGCTAGCGCAAGCCATGCCTGGAGATCCGTTTACAGGATTGATCAACCCAAACCAAGATCCAGCTGTGATCGAGCAGATGCGTCAGGCAGCGGGCTTGAATGATCCTTGGTATGAACAATATTTCCGTTGGGTCGGAAATGCCTTACAAGGTGATTTTGGACAAAGTTTCTTGTATAAGCGTTCGGTTTCCTCTTTGATTGGAGAACGAATCGTCAATACTTTATATTTATCTATTTTAACTGTTATTATTACGTACTTGATTGCTGTACCACTAGGTATGTTAGCTGGTCGATACCAAAATTCGATTTTGGACAAAGCTGTTGTTATTTATAACTTCTTCAGTTTTGCTGTTCCATTATTCATTTTCGGATTGATCATGTTGTTTGTTTTTGGCTATCGTTTAGGTTGGTTCCCAACAAGTGGTTCTCAGACTTTAGGTTTCCAGGGAGGATTTTTCGCTCAATGGATGGATCGATTGCAATACATTTTATTACCATCGATCACACAGGCCTTTTTAGCCACAGCAGTAACGATCCAGTATTTACGAAGTGAAGTCATTGATTCGAAATCCTTAGACTTTGTACGTACAGCTCGTTCCAAAGGGGTGCCGACAAACAAAGTATTCAGTCGTCACATTTTCCGTAATGCAGCATTGCCGATGGCATCTCAAATGGGGTATGAAATCACTTCATTGATTGCTGGTTCTGTCGTTATCGAAAAAATCTTTGGTTATCCTGGTGTCGGAAAATTGTTTATTGACTCAATCGGTCAACGTGATTATACCGTAATCACAGCCTTAGTCTTGATTTTAGGAATCGCAACGCTCGTCGGAACACTGCTGTCAGATATTATCATGAGCATTGTTGATCCGCGTATACGAATCCAATAA
- a CDS encoding ABC transporter permease, translated as MSDKNKEVAQESIPPMGIRMIAREFKKDKVAIFSLALLVVLLLVIFIGAIFIDQDKVMFVSIFDKYAEPGAISSQGSKFLLGADEGGRDVFGQLIIGARNSVMIGFAITIITSIIGVGLGILSGFYGGIIDNVLMRIVDFIMILPIMLIIIVFVSIISRYNVWSFIFIMSAFYWVAKARLFRSKTLSEARRDYVSASKTMGTSDFKIMFREIMPNLSSLIITNLTMNFAANIGIETTLTFLGFGLPANVPSLGTLIGYASNGEVLVNRQWIWLPASILILVLMLSINYVGQAFKRSADARQRLG; from the coding sequence ATGAGTGATAAAAACAAAGAAGTTGCGCAAGAAAGTATCCCACCAATGGGTATACGAATGATTGCACGAGAATTCAAAAAAGATAAAGTAGCCATTTTTTCACTGGCTTTGTTAGTTGTTTTACTATTAGTTATTTTTATCGGGGCGATCTTTATTGACCAAGATAAAGTAATGTTTGTTAGTATTTTTGATAAGTATGCTGAACCTGGCGCCATCTCTTCTCAAGGATCAAAATTCCTTTTAGGAGCAGATGAAGGTGGACGTGATGTCTTCGGTCAATTGATCATCGGAGCAAGAAACTCTGTGATGATCGGTTTTGCGATTACGATCATTACGTCGATCATCGGAGTAGGACTTGGAATTCTTTCAGGGTTTTATGGTGGGATCATTGATAACGTATTGATGCGTATTGTTGATTTTATTATGATTTTACCGATCATGTTGATCATTATCGTGTTTGTTTCGATCATTTCGCGCTATAACGTTTGGTCATTTATTTTTATCATGAGTGCATTTTATTGGGTTGCTAAAGCCCGATTATTCAGAAGTAAGACGTTATCAGAAGCTAGACGTGATTATGTCAGTGCTTCAAAAACGATGGGAACAAGTGATTTCAAAATCATGTTCCGTGAAATCATGCCAAACCTTAGTTCATTGATCATCACCAACTTAACAATGAACTTTGCGGCAAATATTGGGATCGAGACCACTTTGACTTTCTTAGGCTTTGGATTGCCAGCTAATGTACCTAGTTTAGGAACATTGATCGGTTATGCAAGTAATGGTGAAGTTTTAGTGAATCGACAATGGATTTGGTTACCCGCGTCAATTCTAATTTTAGTGTTGATGTTGAGTATAAACTACGTTGGACAAGCATTTAAGCGCTCTGCAGATGCGCGACAACGTTTAGGATAA
- a CDS encoding oligopeptide ABC transporter substrate-binding protein, with amino-acid sequence MKKTIFGFVTLLSVGALAACGNGGGTSSSGNNSADNGDKSELTFPLATTNNDEAIEDGQLDVAVATDSQFKGLFQWEFYQDAFDAAFMAPSHEPLFTNDDNFTITNDGAASLELDEDAKTATITLKDNVKWSDGVDVTADDVIFPYEIIGNSEYTGIRYDDTFRNIVGMEEYNSGSADTISGITKVDDKTVKIEYKEMNPSMLQAGGGIWTYAAPKHTLEGIAIKDMESSDQVRKNPVTFGPYYMSNIVAGESVEFLPNEYYWNGTPQLKKITMKSLPTASATEALNSKLYDMIFQMPTDTYDTYKDIAGYTNLGRQQTSYTYLGFKLGKWDAESGSVEYDPNSKMADKALRQAMGYALDNAAVGERFYAGLRSNATSLIPPVFESFHDADLKGFTQDLDKANKLLDDAGYKDVDGDGIREDKDGNKLTINFASMAGGETAQPLADYYVQQWKEIGLDVQYTTGRLIEFNSFYDRLENDDPEIDIYQAAWSTGTDPNPSGLWGANAAFNYTRFESEENTKLINDINSSAAFDADYQKEAYKKWQEYAFEEAFAIPTLFRNEVLPVNDRVKDWNWAYDAVNPWAVVSVTSDSRS; translated from the coding sequence ATGAAGAAAACGATTTTTGGATTTGTCACACTGCTATCTGTGGGAGCATTAGCAGCGTGTGGAAATGGCGGCGGAACTAGCTCGTCAGGTAATAATTCAGCAGATAATGGGGATAAAAGTGAATTGACTTTCCCATTAGCTACAACGAATAATGATGAAGCAATCGAAGATGGACAGCTAGATGTGGCAGTAGCAACAGATAGTCAGTTCAAAGGATTATTCCAATGGGAATTTTACCAAGATGCCTTTGATGCAGCGTTTATGGCGCCTTCACATGAACCATTGTTTACAAATGATGATAACTTCACGATTACAAACGATGGAGCAGCCTCATTAGAATTAGATGAAGATGCAAAAACAGCAACAATCACACTTAAAGACAACGTAAAATGGTCTGATGGTGTCGATGTCACAGCAGATGATGTTATTTTCCCTTATGAAATCATCGGAAACTCTGAATACACTGGTATCCGTTACGATGATACATTCCGTAACATCGTTGGTATGGAAGAATATAACAGCGGTAGTGCAGATACGATTTCTGGAATTACAAAAGTAGATGATAAAACTGTTAAAATCGAATATAAAGAAATGAACCCAAGCATGCTTCAAGCAGGTGGTGGAATTTGGACATATGCAGCACCAAAACACACACTTGAAGGAATTGCTATCAAAGACATGGAATCAAGTGATCAAGTTCGTAAGAACCCTGTGACATTTGGTCCTTACTATATGAGTAACATCGTTGCTGGTGAATCAGTAGAATTCTTACCAAATGAATACTACTGGAATGGTACACCACAATTGAAGAAAATCACAATGAAATCATTACCAACAGCAAGTGCAACAGAAGCATTAAATTCAAAATTATATGACATGATTTTCCAAATGCCAACAGATACGTATGACACATACAAAGATATCGCTGGTTATACGAATCTAGGACGTCAGCAAACTTCATACACTTACTTAGGTTTCAAACTAGGTAAATGGGATGCTGAAAGTGGAAGTGTAGAATATGATCCAAACTCAAAAATGGCTGACAAAGCATTACGTCAAGCAATGGGCTATGCTTTAGACAATGCGGCAGTAGGTGAACGTTTCTATGCTGGTTTAAGAAGCAATGCAACTTCATTGATTCCACCAGTATTTGAAAGTTTCCACGATGCAGATCTAAAAGGCTTCACTCAAGATCTTGATAAAGCCAACAAATTATTGGATGATGCAGGATATAAAGATGTTGATGGCGATGGTATCCGTGAAGACAAAGATGGTAACAAGTTGACAATCAACTTTGCGTCAATGGCAGGTGGCGAAACAGCACAACCATTAGCAGATTACTACGTACAACAATGGAAAGAGATTGGTTTAGATGTTCAATATACAACAGGTCGTCTGATCGAATTCAACTCATTCTATGATCGTTTGGAAAATGATGATCCAGAAATCGATATCTACCAAGCAGCTTGGAGTACAGGAACAGATCCAAATCCAAGTGGACTATGGGGTGCAAATGCAGCGTTCAACTACACTCGTTTTGAGTCAGAAGAAAACACAAAATTGATCAATGATATCAATTCAAGTGCAGCATTTGATGCAGATTACCAAAAAGAAGCTTACAAAAAATGGCAAGAATACGCATTTGAAGAAGCTTTTGCTATTCCAACATTGTTCCGTAACGAAGTATTACCAGTAAACGACCGCGTCAAAGATTGGAACTGGGCATATGATGCTGTCAATCCATGGGCTGTTGTATCTGTAACTTCCGATTCACGTTCATAA
- a CDS encoding DUF1430 domain-containing protein, with translation MLSFLYAISFIGNEGIKSAIPNAHSGIVIEEASGTIEEINQKISAYAKKHQIAIHKLVFRIGASGETTKEIYTFDKVERSEYFFPPIKSDVATYFYDYTEMQHQDALGTYIVTEAPPSGMIADFHDQGIKLEIEEIKWFQLLTAGLLMSIGQLFFILFFFVILALLFYKASLRKKIGVIEMLGHRWLIVSFKDSFIDSAIFTLLMVAFSWWFPQLQFLYRPIFLGGHLMIWILQLFTSGIIFSFGTISDKIKGRKPYRLLFSLNLLLKIIIFTFVTVQASTLSNKVMETRELEQQLSQWTRIPDYYQLAFSRDTSLLVDPAKSKDVRKKAQALINSRLLPLLEKSEQSGGIFLRDNELGHSSPTLNYIENDAFWLSNHHAVQELAIKDAEGQSIHSLDDSFFYLLIPENKRMYTEMIIQEAENELDFYQNSFEYETKAYEGELKVLYTQANQVLFNYNFQPYEKNFSSNPIIVSMSLPLIQPNIEIWIQDISNGTYLFRDPQLVQAFIKENHMEHDFYGLIAVKESINQSLMGVKREYYTTLSILFLILIGFVFIQVYLSLLYVEMNKKKLFLKYIAGWALLQRHHRYYKIILTISTVVALILLLINHAWWQILILLLLFELCILLFTTYLSEKRKRLEVIKYD, from the coding sequence GTGTTAAGTTTCCTTTATGCCATTTCTTTTATCGGAAATGAAGGAATCAAGAGTGCTATCCCAAATGCTCATTCGGGCATTGTGATTGAAGAAGCGAGTGGGACGATTGAGGAAATCAATCAAAAAATTTCTGCTTATGCAAAAAAACATCAAATTGCTATACATAAACTGGTTTTTAGAATTGGCGCTTCTGGTGAGACGACAAAGGAAATTTATACCTTTGACAAGGTGGAACGTTCGGAATACTTTTTTCCACCTATAAAATCGGATGTTGCCACCTATTTTTATGATTACACAGAGATGCAACATCAAGATGCGCTGGGTACTTATATTGTAACAGAAGCCCCTCCATCTGGAATGATTGCTGATTTTCATGATCAAGGAATCAAATTGGAGATTGAGGAGATAAAATGGTTCCAGTTATTGACAGCGGGTTTATTAATGAGTATTGGACAACTCTTCTTTATTCTATTTTTCTTTGTGATCTTAGCTTTACTGTTTTACAAAGCTTCTCTTCGTAAGAAAATTGGTGTGATTGAGATGTTAGGACATCGTTGGCTGATAGTGTCCTTCAAGGATAGTTTCATTGATAGTGCGATTTTTACTCTCTTGATGGTTGCTTTTTCTTGGTGGTTTCCACAATTACAGTTTCTTTATCGACCGATTTTTTTGGGGGGGCATTTAATGATTTGGATTCTTCAATTATTTACGAGTGGGATTATTTTTTCGTTCGGTACGATTTCAGATAAAATAAAAGGAAGGAAACCTTACCGATTATTATTTAGTTTGAACCTTTTATTAAAGATCATCATCTTCACGTTTGTTACGGTGCAAGCCAGTACATTATCAAATAAAGTAATGGAGACGCGTGAACTTGAACAACAGCTCTCCCAATGGACAAGAATTCCTGACTATTATCAGTTAGCATTTAGTAGAGACACAAGTCTACTTGTAGACCCGGCAAAAAGTAAAGACGTGCGAAAGAAAGCACAAGCGTTGATCAATTCACGGTTACTTCCCTTGTTGGAAAAATCAGAACAGTCAGGTGGGATTTTTCTAAGAGACAATGAACTTGGTCATAGTAGTCCGACACTAAATTATATTGAAAATGACGCTTTTTGGTTAAGTAATCATCATGCCGTACAAGAATTGGCTATCAAGGATGCTGAAGGTCAATCGATACACTCATTAGATGATTCTTTTTTCTATCTGCTCATCCCTGAAAATAAGCGAATGTATACAGAAATGATCATTCAAGAAGCAGAGAATGAACTTGATTTTTATCAAAATTCTTTTGAGTACGAGACGAAAGCATATGAGGGGGAATTAAAAGTTCTCTATACGCAAGCAAACCAAGTCCTTTTTAACTATAACTTCCAACCCTATGAAAAAAATTTTTCTTCCAATCCAATTATCGTTTCCATGTCATTGCCATTGATCCAACCAAATATTGAAATATGGATACAGGATATTTCAAATGGGACTTACTTGTTTCGAGACCCTCAACTTGTCCAAGCATTTATTAAAGAAAATCATATGGAACATGATTTTTATGGATTGATTGCTGTAAAAGAAAGCATCAATCAATCTCTTATGGGTGTGAAACGTGAATATTATACAACCCTTAGTATTTTGTTCTTGATCCTTATTGGTTTTGTTTTTATTCAAGTTTATTTGAGTTTACTGTATGTGGAAATGAATAAGAAAAAACTGTTTCTCAAATATATTGCTGGTTGGGCTCTGCTACAGAGGCATCACAGATATTATAAAATAATATTAACCATTTCTACCGTTGTTGCGTTGATCTTACTACTCATCAATCATGCTTGGTGGCAGATTTTAATTCTATTACTATTATTTGAATTATGTATACTTTTATTCACTACGTATTTATCAGAAAAAAGAAAACGTCTGGAGGTGATCAAATATGATTGA
- a CDS encoding ATP-binding cassette domain-containing protein: protein MIEAKEITKKYKGKVIFENVSLHVETGSITVITGSSGVGKTTLLNCLGQLEPIDSGEIWIDNQFLHRKSKKRFFREYAGFLFQNFALIDNETVKQNLQLVVKKEEKMIAALRKFQMEDSLHQKVFRLSGGEQQRVALARLFLQIPKIVFADEPTASLDKGNRQLVIEALKELNEQGVTIVLVTHDLDLAEQLGGQVDMNELINRRKLV, encoded by the coding sequence ATGATTGAAGCCAAAGAAATCACTAAAAAGTACAAAGGAAAAGTGATTTTTGAAAACGTATCTTTACATGTAGAGACTGGTTCAATAACTGTGATTACTGGAAGCAGTGGTGTAGGGAAAACGACGTTACTGAATTGCTTAGGACAACTGGAGCCCATAGATTCTGGTGAAATATGGATAGACAATCAATTCCTTCACCGTAAAAGTAAAAAACGTTTCTTTCGTGAGTATGCAGGATTTTTATTTCAGAACTTTGCATTGATCGATAATGAAACGGTCAAGCAAAATTTACAGTTAGTAGTAAAAAAAGAGGAAAAAATGATTGCTGCGCTCCGCAAGTTCCAAATGGAAGATTCATTGCACCAAAAAGTATTTCGTTTAAGCGGTGGTGAGCAACAACGAGTAGCTTTAGCTCGCTTGTTTTTGCAAATCCCTAAAATCGTTTTTGCAGATGAGCCCACTGCCTCTTTGGATAAAGGAAATCGGCAACTTGTGATCGAAGCATTGAAAGAATTGAATGAGCAAGGAGTGACGATCGTCTTAGTCACCCATGATTTAGATTTGGCAGAACAACTAGGTGGGCAAGTTGATATGAATGAACTGATAAATAGAAGGAAGTTAGTGTAG